The Amycolatopsis japonica nucleotide sequence CGCCCGGCTCGCCACCGGCGAGGCCAGTGTCAACGAGCTGGCCGAACCCTTTCCGGTCAGCCTCCAAGCCGTCTCGAAACACCTCAAGGTCCTCGAGCGCGCGGGCTTGATCAGCCGGAGCCGGACCGCGCAATGGCGGCCCTGCCGGCTGGAGGCCGCCCCGCTCGGCGACGTCTCCGCGTGGGTCGAGCGCTACCGGCGCTTCTGGGAAGGCGGTTTCGACCGCATGGAAGAACACCTGGCCGAACTTCAGAAAGGCGAACACGATGCCTGAGACCGCCACCCTGCCGTCGATCGTCTCGGCCGACGAATGGCGGATCGCCCGAGACGCGTTGCTGGCGAAGGAAAAAGAACTCACCCGTGCCGCGGACGCGGTCGCCGCCGAACGGCGACGCCTGCCGATGGTCCGCTTCGACGGCGGATACGAATTCGAAGGCCCCCAGGGCAAGATGACCCTGCTGGACCTCTTCGAGGGACGACGTCAGCTGATCGTCTACCACTTCATGCTCGGCCCCGGGCAGAAGGCGGGCTGCCCCGGCTGCTCGATGCTCGTGGACAACATCGGCCACCTCGCCCACCTGCACGCCCGCGACACCACGCTGTACGTGGTCGCGCCGGCGTCGCTGCCCGAGATCGAGCGGTACAAGGAGCGCATGGGCTGGACCATGCCCTGGGTCTCGACCGTCGACTCCTTCAACCCGGACTCCGGTATCGACGGCGGCTTCGGCGTCAGCGTCTTCCTGCGCGACGGCGACGACGTGTTCCGCACGTACTTCACCACCGGCCGCGGCGCGGACCAGCTGGTGGGGACGCTGCGCTACCTGGACCTGACGCCGCTCGGGCGGCAGGAGGCCTGGGAGGAGGCCGGCCGCGGGACCGACGGCCCCGGGCACTGGTGGAAGCGCCACGACGAGTACTGAGCCGCCCGCATTTAGTCCTCTGAATGCGCCCAGGCGCATTCAGAGGACTAAATGCGGGAAGGTGTGTCGAGAACCCGGCGGCCGCTCCGACCCCTTGGTGTCCGGCGCCCGGAAGGCGGGCGCCACACCGAAGGGATCAAGCCATGCGCAAGCTCGTCTACGCCGTCCACACCTCGCTCGACGGCCACATCGAAGGGCCGAAGGGCGAGTTCGACTGGGCCGAGATGGGCTCCGACCTGTCCGGCCACTCCAAGGAACTCACCGGCCGCGCCGACACCCTCGTCTACGGGCGGCGCGTCTGGGAGATGATGTCGTCGTACTGGCCGGAGGCCGAGACGATCTCGGACCACCCGCACGATCTGGAGTACGCCCCGATCTGGCGCGAGACGCCGAAGATCGTGTTCTCCCGGACCCTCGACAAGGCCGGCTGGAACACCGAGGTGATCGGCGGTGACCTCACCGAACGGGTCACCGAACTCAAAAGCAGGCCTGGTAAGGATCTGCTGCTGATGGGCGGGGCCGAACTCGCCACCGCGCTGTCGGACCGCGGCCTGATCGACGAGGCCCACGTCGTCGTGCACCCGGTGGTGCTCGGCGGCGGCAAGCAGCTGTTCGGAGGCGGCGTGCGCACGAACCTGCGGCTCACCGGCACCCGGACGATGGACGGGCGCGCGGTCCTGCTGACCTACGAAAAGGCGTGAAACCTGGGCGGCAGCCCCTACGCTGCCGCCGTCAGGATCACCTCGCGTTGCTCGCCCGCAACGCGATCCACTGCCGCATCGCGTACTCGACGAGCGTGATCAGCGTCTGCTTCGTCGACTCCCGCTCCCGCGCGTCACACCGGACGATCGGGATGTTGGGGTCGATCGACAGCGCTTCACGCACGTCGTTGATGTCGTGCTCGAGGATGCCGTCGAAGGTGTTCACCCCGACGATATAGGGCAGGCCCCGGTCCTCGAAGAAGTCGATCGGCGCGAACGAATCGGCCAGCCGTCGCGTGTCGGCCAGCACCACAGCGCCGATCGCGCCGCGGACGAGGTCGTCCCACATGAACCAGAACCGCTGCTGCCCGGGCGTGCCGAACAGGTAGAGGATCAGGTCCGCGTCCAGGGAGACCCGGCCGAAGTCCATCGCGACCGTGGTGGTCGATTTGTTGGGCGTCTGGTCGAGGTTGTCGATCCCCCGACTGGCGTCCGTCATCATCGCCTCGGTGGTGAGCGGGACGATCTCCGACACCGAACCGACGAAGGTCGTCTTGCCCGCACCGAAGCCACCCGCCACGACGATCTTCGCGGATGTCATGGTCGGGGGCGCGGTTTCCCGCGGTGCCTTAAAGCCGACGGAGTCCACTCAAAACCCTTTCCATCAACACCAGATGTGCCTCGGCGCCGTCATTGCCCGAAATCGTCTTGTGCACGCTGACCAGCCCCGCGTCCGCCGCGTCGCTGATCAGCACGCGTGCCACACCCAGTGGTACGCGCAGGGTAGCCGCGATCTCGGCGACCGAACGCGGGGTGCGGCACTCCTCGATGATCGAAACGCACTCGATCTGGTCCGCGGCCACCGCGGGGAGGCTACCCG carries:
- a CDS encoding ArsR/SmtB family transcription factor — protein: MTTDQLSATFAALADPTRRAILARLATGEASVNELAEPFPVSLQAVSKHLKVLERAGLISRSRTAQWRPCRLEAAPLGDVSAWVERYRRFWEGGFDRMEEHLAELQKGEHDA
- a CDS encoding DUF899 domain-containing protein is translated as MPETATLPSIVSADEWRIARDALLAKEKELTRAADAVAAERRRLPMVRFDGGYEFEGPQGKMTLLDLFEGRRQLIVYHFMLGPGQKAGCPGCSMLVDNIGHLAHLHARDTTLYVVAPASLPEIERYKERMGWTMPWVSTVDSFNPDSGIDGGFGVSVFLRDGDDVFRTYFTTGRGADQLVGTLRYLDLTPLGRQEAWEEAGRGTDGPGHWWKRHDEY
- a CDS encoding dihydrofolate reductase family protein translates to MRKLVYAVHTSLDGHIEGPKGEFDWAEMGSDLSGHSKELTGRADTLVYGRRVWEMMSSYWPEAETISDHPHDLEYAPIWRETPKIVFSRTLDKAGWNTEVIGGDLTERVTELKSRPGKDLLLMGGAELATALSDRGLIDEAHVVVHPVVLGGGKQLFGGGVRTNLRLTGTRTMDGRAVLLTYEKA
- a CDS encoding GTP-binding protein, encoding MTSAKIVVAGGFGAGKTTFVGSVSEIVPLTTEAMMTDASRGIDNLDQTPNKSTTTVAMDFGRVSLDADLILYLFGTPGQQRFWFMWDDLVRGAIGAVVLADTRRLADSFAPIDFFEDRGLPYIVGVNTFDGILEHDINDVREALSIDPNIPIVRCDARERESTKQTLITLVEYAMRQWIALRASNAR